A DNA window from Plasmodium brasilianum strain Bolivian I chromosome 12, whole genome shotgun sequence contains the following coding sequences:
- a CDS encoding thioredoxin-like protein, translating into MKKAEDKIYQEIHNEEEYKKLFDEKNDILYIIDVYTKWCGPCLFTFEIINKIYKSYCTFSQSVKIFAVCAQTIASLKNYDNNSKPFYIILKNGEIIGQIIGCNTPHIFSLIDEHLENKLN; encoded by the coding sequence atgaaaaaagccgaagataaaatatatcaggAAATACATAATgaagaagaatataaaaaattatttgatgaaaaaaatgacattctttatataatagaCGTCTATACCAAATGGTGTGGACCATGCCTTTTCActtttgaaataattaataagatTTATAAAAGTTATTGTACCTTTTCACAAAGTGTCAAAATATTTGCTGTATGTGCACAAACAATTgcatcattaaaaaattatgacaaTAACTCGAAAcccttttatataatattaaaaaatggagaAATTATTGGGCAAATCATAGGCTGTAACACACcgcatatattttcattgatCGATGAACATTTGGAGAATAAGTTgaattga
- a CDS encoding valine--tRNA ligase — protein MRKTLLRRILFYKYQTCARYSKVKNMENRNLKENLKSMKDAYDPKSVESKWYTFWEQNDYFKPKKELIKIKDNANKFVIVLPPPNITGTLHIGHTLTIAIQDSLVRYKRMKNYLTLYIPGTDHAGIATQTVVEKMLYKKEKKVRHDYGRDEFVKKIYEWKNLHGNKINNQIRRIGASVDWSREYFTMNENLSIAVKEAFIRFYDSGLIYRDNRLVAWCPHLKTALSDIEVNLEEIKKPTKIKIPSFDHLVEVGVLYKFFYQIKDSQEKIEIATTRIETMLGDVAVAVHPNDKRYSHLVGKELIHPFILDRKLIVIADTYVDMEYGTGAVKITPAHDKNDYEMMKRHNLKYINIFTLDGHINENGGELFAGLHRFECRFKIQEELKKRNLLSDKIPNSMSLPLCSRSNDIIEYMLIPQWYLNCSELAKQAISYVKTKELAIIPAQHINTWFYWLENARDWCISRQLWWGHRIPAYKIIMKDDLTGESAGAENQNSGQSNGQNRSQTSIHNNNICLNPYEQGQEQWVVGNSHEECIEKAKKLIGEDKQFELIQDEDVLDTWFSSSLVPFSSLGWPEQTEDIENFFPNTILETGQDILFFWVARMVIVSIHLMKKLPFNTIYLHAMIRDSKGEKMSKSKGNVVDPLDIIDGITLEGLHQKLYEGNLPEKEIKRAIELQKKEFPKGIPECGTDALRFGLLTYLKQGRNVNLDINRIIGYRHFCNKLWNAVKFFLKTLPENYDNYNILLYKPEYVKTVKWEDKWILHRLNIYIKSANENFNAYNFSEVAFASYNFWLYDLCDIYLELIKARLNTDSQGDVQNKQLPNEKRQDDVPSGSKTTNYTAVNTTDNPDGVLTDSKMDDGLEANKTLHACLDYGLRLLHPISPFITEELYHKIAAEAYKFDSISIASYPEYVELWNNEQVNLEMNTFMIIVKQFRSFISNLEIPPKSKLNCFIAAKNKADEIFIEKVKSKIQVLAKLSSLSIVNYNVDELSQELKIQIKKCLKDIISNQFIIYVQSTEEYLKPLLLNMVNKNKKLQNSLDSYLKKINDPNYEQKVPEQVRNLYMEKVEQLNSQILDISNIIIEINECLKN, from the coding sequence ATGAGAAAAACTTTACTAAGAAGAATATTGTTCTACAAATATCAAACGTGTGCAAGATATAGTAAAGTAAAGAACATGGAAAACAGAAATTTGAAGGAGAATTTAAAATCTATGAAGGATGCATATGATCCTAAAAGTGTGGAATCAAAGTGGTATACATTTTGGGAACAAAATGACTATTTTAAaccaaaaaaagaattaataaaaattaaagataatGCAAATAAATTTGTAATTGTATTACCGCCTCCTAATATTACTGGAACGTTACATATTGGTCATACATTAACAATAGCTATTCAGGATTCGTTAGTTAGatataaaagaatgaaaaattatttaacgtTATATATACCTGGGACAGACCATGCAGGTATAGCAACTCAAACCGTTGttgaaaaaatgttatataaaaaagagaaaaaagtaaGACATGATTATGGAAGAGAtgaatttgtaaaaaaaatatatgagtGGAAAAATTTGCatggtaataaaataaataaccaAATAAGAAGAATAGGTGCATCCGTTGACTGGTCAAGAGAATATTTTACCATGAATGAGAATTTGTCTATTGCTGTTAAAGAAGCATTTATTAGATTTTACGATAGTGGACTAATATATCGAGATAATAGATTAGTAGCCTGGTGTCCTCATTTGAAAACTGCTTTATCAGATATAGAGGTTAATCttgaagaaattaaaaaaccaacaaaaattaaaatccCTTCTTTTGATCATTTAGTAGAAGTAGgtgttttatataaatttttttatcaaataaaagatagtcaagaaaaaattgaaattgcAACAACTCGTATTGAAACAATGTTAGGAGATGTCGCAGTGGCAGTACATCCAAATGATAAAAGATATTCTCATTTAGTAGGAAAAGAATTAATTCATCCTTTCATTTTGGATAGAAAATTAATTGTTATTGCTGATACATATGTTGATATGGAATATGGTACAGGGGCAGTAAAAATTACACCAGCACATGATAAAAATGACTATGAAATGATGAAAagacataatttaaaatatattaatatatttacattagaTGGACATATTAATGAAAACGGAGGAGAATTATTTGCAGGTTTACATCGATTTGAATGTAGGTTTAAAATTcaagaagaattaaaaaaacgaaatttATTGTCAGATAAAATTCCTAATTCCATGTCCTTACCCTTATGCTCAAGAAGCAATGATATCATTGAATATATGCTTATTCCTCAATGGTATTTAAATTGCTCAGAGCTAGCTAAACAGGCGATCAGTTATGTGAAGACTAAGGAACTAGCAATTATTCCTGCACAACACATAAATACCTGGTTTTATTGGCTAGAAAATGCTAGGGACTGGTGTATATCAAGACAGTTATGGTGGGGTCATCGGATTCCtgcatataaaattataatgaaagATGACTTAACAGGGGAAAGCGCAGGCGCAGAAAATCAAAATAGTGGACAAAGTAATGGACAAAATAGAAGTCAGACAAGCATCCATAATAACAATATCTGCTTGAATCCTTATGAACAAGGTCAGGAGCAATGGGTAGTTGGGAATTCCCATGAGGAATGCATAGAGAAAGCAAAAAAGTTAATAGGAGAAGATAAACAGTTTGAATTAATTCAAGATGAAGATGTCCTGGATACGTggttttcttcttctttagTTCCCTTTAGTTCATTAGGATGGCCAGAACAAACAGAAGACATAGAAAATTTCTTCCCGAATACTATTTTAGAAACTGGTCaggatatattatttttttgggtAGCTAGAATGGTAATAGTTTCCAtacatttaatgaaaaagttaccatttaatacaatatatttacatgctATGATAAGAGATTCGAAAGGAGAAAAGATGAGCAAAAGTAAAGGAAATGTTGTGGATCCTCTAGATATTATTGATGGAATAACACTAGAAGGGTTACATCAGAAATTATATGAAGGAAATTTAccagaaaaagaaattaaaagagCTAtagaattacaaaaaaaagaattccCAAAGGGTATACCTGAATGTGGTACAGATGCCTTAAGGTTTGGTCTACTAACCTACTTAAAACAAGGAAGAAATGTAAATTTAGATATTAATAGAATTATTGGATATAGACATTTTTGCAATAAATTATGGAATGCTGtcaaattttttctaaagaCATTACcagaaaattatgataattataatattttactttacaAACCTGAATATGTCAAAACCGTTAAGTGGGAGGACAAATGGATTTTACAtagattaaatatatatattaaaagtgcaaatgaaaattttaatgcgTATAATTTTTCGGAAGTAGCATTTGCTTCGTACAATTTTTGGCTATACGATTTATGTGATATTTATTTAGAACTAATAAAGGCACGCCTAAATACAGATTCGCAAGGAGATGTACAAAATAAGCAGTTACCAAATGAAAAGAGACAAGATGATGTACCATCTGGTAGTAAAACTACTAATTACACTGCTGTTAATACAACTGATAACCCTGATGGTGTACTAACTGATAGTAAAATGGATGATGGGCTTGAAGCAAATAAAACGCTGCATGCGTGTCTTGATTATGGCCTTAGACTTCTACATCCAATATCTCCATTCATAACAGAAGAATTATATCACAAAATTGCAGCAGAAGCATACAAATTTGATTCTATTTCCATAGCTAGTTATCCAGAATATGTAGAATTGTGGAATAATGAACAAGTTAATTTAGAAATGAATACATTTATGATCATTGTTAAGCAATTTAGATCTTTTATTTCAAATCTTGAAATTCCTCCAAAATCTAAGCTAAATTGTTTTATTGctgcaaaaaataaagcagatgaaatttttatcgaaaaagtaaaaagtaaaatcCAAGTATTAGCCAAGCTATCATCCCTAAGTATAGTTAATTACAATGTGGATGAATTATCGCAGgaattaaaaattcaaattaaaaaatgtctAAAAGATATTATTTCGAAccaatttattatatatgtccAGTCGACGGAAGAATATCTTAAACCCTTGTTACTTAATatggtaaataaaaataaaaagttacaGAATTCTTTAGATtcgtatttaaaaaaaattaatgatcCAAATTACGAACAAAAAGTTCCTGAACAAGTcagaaatttatatatggaaaaagtGGAGCAATTAAATTCTCAAATACTGGATATatcaaatattataattgaaATTAATGAATGCTTGAAAAATTGA
- a CDS encoding hypothetical protein (conserved Plasmodium protein), which produces MVKMIASKNYNFISSMDATKGEEKKLNNEKKRIKRQNEGATDNAVGGSTRYIRKYKKSKKVENIRRNIIQKDSSAIMPEFFKSCTSFLSTSKMKNYENDDNSYNNDAMNDYNNDMGDYNNDKND; this is translated from the coding sequence ATGGTCAAAATGATTGCTtccaaaaattataattttatttcatccATGGATGCTACAAAGggagaggaaaaaaaattaaataatgaaaaaaagcgTATTAAACGACAAAATGAGGGAGCGACAGATAATGCGGTTGGCGGAAGTACAAGGTATATAAGAAAGTacaaaaaaagcaaaaaagtTGAAAATATCAGGAGAAACATAATTCAAAAGGACAGTTCTGCTATTATGccagaattttttaaaagttgcACTAGCTTTTTGTCCACATCtaaaatgaagaattatGAAAACGATGataatagttataataatgaCGCTATGAATGATTACAATAACGATATGGGTGATTACAATAATGATAAGAATGATTAA